The DNA sequence CGGCTTAAGATTTGCCCTTGCAGTATAAATTGCTGCGGTGCAACCAGCTGCCCCTGAGCCTATAACTAAAACTTTACTATGCTTTGGCATTATGAAAATAAATTTAATTTTTTATTATATTTATTATATATAGTTTAATTATAATCAATATTTTCCTGTTCATTATTGTATGAAAAATTTTTATAAAAATTTTGATATTAAATCTCCAGAGTTTGATATTAGAAACCCAGATGATATTCTAAAGACAATAATTTCTGAGCTTATGACTGGCGTTAGAAATAGAGAACACCCTTACCATTTGCTTTCAGTTGCGAATATAAATTCTAAAAATGAGCCAGATGTTAGAAATGTAGTGCATAGAGATTGCGATTTTTCTGAGCGAAAAATTATTTATCACAGCGATATTAGATGCCAAAAAATTAGTGATTTGAGGGAAAATAATAAGGTTTCCCTGCTTTTTTATAGCCCAGTAACTAAAATTCAGCT is a window from the Rickettsiales bacterium genome containing:
- a CDS encoding pyridoxamine 5'-phosphate oxidase family protein, with protein sequence MKNFYKNFDIKSPEFDIRNPDDILKTIISELMTGVRNREHPYHLLSVANINSKNEPDVRNVVHRDCDFSERKIIYHSDIRCQKISDLRENNKVSLLFYSPVTKIQL